The genomic segment TCAGCAGCAGTCGCATCGGCGACTGATCGAGCAGCTGGCGCACGCGGTTGCGCAGCAAGGTCGCCTTGAGGCGAATCAGGATACCGATGCCGACCTGGGCATCGACGATCGCGGGTGCATGGCTTCTGGGCAGTTGGGTCATCGCGCGTGGTTGGAACATCAGGTTCTTGGGACGACATCCGCCTCGGTCATCTCCTGGGGCTCATCGGGGCGGGTCAGTTCCAGGAAAATATCTTCAAGCCGATGCTCGCGCTCGGCTCGAGCGCGCAGCTCCGCCAGCGTGCCGCAGGCGACGATCCGTCCGTGATGAATAATCGCGATGCGGTCGGCGATGGCCTCGGCCACGTCGAGCGTGTGCGTGGACATCAGCACCGTGCGGCCGGCGTCGGCGCGCTCGCGGAACAGCTCCTTGACGGTGCGGACGGAGCGCGGGTCCAGCCCGACCATCGGCTCATCGACGACCAGCACGGTCGGGTCGTGCAAGAGCGCGCCGGCCAGCGCCACCCGCTGCTTCATGCCGTGGGAAAATCCTTCCGCGAGATGATCGGCGAAACCAATGATCTGAAGCCGCCGCATCAGTTGTGCGGATCGCTGCGTGATCGTCGCATCGTCCAATGCGTACATCCGCCCGACGAAGGACAAAAACTCCCGCGCGGTCAGCTTTTCATAGAGAAACGGCTGATCCGGCACATAGGCCAGCATCGCCTTGGCTGCCTGCGGTTCGCGCGCAATCGAGCGGCCGCATACGGCGATCTCGCCTTCGTCGGGCGTCAGCAGGCCGCAGAGCATTTTCATGGTGGTGGTTTTGCCGGCCCCGTTGGGACCGAGGAACGCGAGGACCTCGCCGGCCGAGGCCTGAAGGCTGACACGATCGACGGCGCGCAGGCGTCCGTAGCACTTGGTCACATCGCGGATATCGATAGTGATCGAGCGAGGTTCGTTCATGAGCTTCATCGACCCTCACGCCGGCGCGAACGATCGCGCGATTCCTTACGGGGCGTCGATATGCGCGTCAAGGTCATGGCTGCTCTGCGCGCGGCAGCGTCGTACGGTTCATCGAGCAGAATCCATTTGCCCAGAAACGGCAGCGTGACTTCCTGGCGAAGGATGCGGCCTTCGTCATCGGCCCAGGCGATTGCGCCGCGCGTTTCGATTCGATAACACTCCAGCTCCACACCATTGATCGACTGCTGCTCCCGCCGCGTGACGCGCGCCAGCTCGGTTTGAAACTCCATCGCCTCGCCTTTCAGCAGGGCGAGCGGATCAAGCAATCGCAGCCGCCAGCTTTGGCCGACGTGCAGCTTGCCCATGTGCGTGAAGGGGCGGAGCGTTTCACTCAACACGCTCGAGGTGCGCCCGTCGAACGGCATGGTCATCGTCGAATCGCCCAGGCGAACCGTGCAGGCGAAATCGGAGCCGAATCGCTCGGCCGAGACTCGAACAGGCATCGGCCCGCCCATGAGATTGAGCTTGAAGTCATCGAGCGTGTTGTCGCCGCTGAAGATCACGACGGTCTCAAGCAGGAGGGGTCCGGAAAAGGGCGCGAGACCCGTCACCTTGCCGATGTCGAGTTGGGAGAGGCTGTAAACGGTGGTGACGTCGGCCGTCGGCGTGGCGTTGACCCAGGTGGTGCCGACGCGGTCGCCGCGTTCGTTGAAGATGCCGGTTTGGAAGTCGCCGGCGCGCAGGGCACGGCCGGGAGAATCTTCGGCGAGCCAGTAGGGCAGCACGTCACGGTGGACGAGCGCCGCCATGGCGAGGGTCCAGGTGATGCCGAGCAATAGCCCGATGGTTCGATTCGCGGAAATGGCCAGCCCTCGCGGTGGTTGAGCTTCGGCTCGAATGCGGTTCGACGCGCCACGGTGTGGCCCTCGGATTCTATGGAGCATGGGGCGAGGGGGTCAATTCGCGCCACGCCGCATGGCACCGTTCGATTGATTGGCCACGGGCCTGCCGGGTGGCCGGTCGGCTCGCATCGATCGCGTGTCGCGGTGACAATTCGTGACCAACGGTCCTGGGAGGCTTGCAACGGGATGATTGGGATGTTGCCGAAATGGTTCGCGCGGCGAGCCTGGCGCCGCTACGCGGCGCTGACCTTGCTCGCGACGCTGGGCGTTTTCGCGGCCGGCGCCTTCGCGCTGCTGCGCACGCCGACCTGGTATGCGCCACCTGCCATTGCGACGGACCAGCGTCAGCGCGTGCGGAACAGCCTCGTCGAGGCCGAGCAGCGATTCACCGAAAGCCTTCGCATGAATCAGCCATTTGTCTATCATCTGTATGCCGAAGATGTCAATCGCTGGATCGCCATGCGGCGCGAGATCTACCCGCTGCTGGACAGCCTGACGCCGCCCGAGCTGGGGGAGCCGTTCGTGGTGTTCGATGATGGGGAGATCACGGTCGCCGGGCGCTACCAGCTCGGCGGCGTCCGCGTCATCGTGTCGCTGGATTTCTCGGTTGGATTTCATGACGGCGCGATCGAGCTTCGCGCGTTGGCCACCCGGTGCGGTTCGGCGCGCGTCCCGCTCGACGTGAGCCGCCTTGGAATGGAACGCGCCGTGAACTATCCCGAAGGCAAGCTGTGGCCAGGCAGTCCGCGGATCAGCGGTGACCTTGTCAGCGGGCTACGCGTCGACGACGAGGGCTGGTGGAAGAACGGCGGCATGGCGTACCGCGTCACCGATCTGATGGTTGAGCCGGGGCGGATCAGCCTCACGGTGCAGCCACTGGGCCGGCGGCCTTCTCCTCGCTAACCGTCGCCGCAATGACATTCCAAGCTGTTTCAAAACCCCCTCTCCCTTTCAGGGAGAGGGTCGGGGTGAGGGTGAATCATTTCATTTGAACCACTTTTCCCCCTCATCCAATCTCTCCCCCAAGGGGGAGAGGAGTTTTGAAACCAGTTCTCACCTGTTGGCACAGGCGTCTCGCCTGTGATGCACCTGCCGCGGCGGGCGCCACGCCGTCTGGATCAATCTGCGGTCCCGCCTAGTCAGGGACCGATTCACACTGGTACGCATCCCCGTGCGCATCCATTGATTTCAAGCGATAGCGGCCCGACAGCTTTCCGCCGCGAAATGTAACCAGCCAGTCCCGCCCGTCATCGACCGCCGCGTCGCAGTCACCGGCGTCATGACGAACGACCTGCCCTCGATCGCCGGATACCGGCCCTTCGTAATCGAGGTAAACGCGACGGTGATTGCCGATGCGCTGACATGGCAACGAACCGTCGGCCGCATCTTCGGGGGGTTGCATAAACTTCCATGTCGCCAGGTCCGGTCCGAGATCAATCATCAGGTCAAAATGCAAACCGGCCGCATCGGTGTGTTGGAGGACGACGAATCGCCGGGGGTTCTCGGCCCTTGGAGAGGGTGTGAGACGGCTGTTCATTCAAGTGCGTTCCGATGCCGATCCGACAAGAGGCGTTTCATCCCAGCCGGTGCCCGACTCGACCGGTCGTCCTTGCGGCTGCCTCGCGGGAGTATTAGCATCATGCCTATGTTAACGAAGGTCGTGCGAGCCGGATACTCAACGCCGTGGCGCGGTACCAAACACCGCATGGTGGTTGCGTGCGCGCTGGCGGTTCTGGCTGGGGCCGGTTGCGGTCGGCCGACCAGCGGCTACGACGAGCTGATGACCGAAGGTCTTTCCGAGTACGAGAATCAACGGTACGCCGAAGCGATCGCGATGTTCAAGAACGCGGCCGAAGCGGATCGGGAGCGGCCGGAGCCGTCGTATTACACCGGGTTGGCTTTTTTGAAGATGGCCGACAAGCAGTTTCGAGAGGATGATCTGCCCGGGGCGCTGCGGTACTGTGATCGCGCGCTGTCGACCTTCGACGCGGCGGTGGGGGCGTTCCCTGGATACAGCCGGGCACAGCAGGCCAAGGCTGACGCGCTGGTGTTGAAGGGCAAGCACAAAGACGCGCTGGAAGTCGCGACGTGGGCGGCGTCCTATGTCGGCCCGCAGGCGAAGATGCACATCTTCAAAGCGAGGCAGTTCGCGCAAGCCGGCGAGATCGACAAGGCCGAGTTGTATTTCAAGCAGGCGGTTTCGGTCGAACCGGAGAACCCCGCGGCCTATGCGGAGCTGGGCTTGTTCTACATGCGTTGCGGCAACGACGCCGAGGCGGTCAAAGCGCTCCAGAAAGCGCACGCGATGCGTCCCGGTTCGCCGGGAGTCGTAGCGGCGCTGGCGCGATTGGGCGCTTCGCCGGCCTACACCACACCGCAGCCTCCGGCCCGACCGTGAGCGCGCTGCCACCGGCTCGCCTCGATTTCCGTTTGGGAGGCGACAAGTCGTGACTGCTCGATTTAATTTCGATGAACGCGTTCGTACGCACCTGTTGCGTGCCGCGCGCGATGCCATCGAGGCGGAAGTTTGTGGCCGGCCCCTGCCCAGGACTCCTGCGGACGAATCCAATTATCCGAATCATGGCGTGTTTGTGACGCTTCGCAGCGGCGAACGGCTGCGCGGCTGCATCGGCACGTTTCATCCCGAAGGCGATTTGATTTCCACCATTCGGCGCATCGCCGCCGAGGCGACGCACGATTCGCGATTCACCGGCGCGCCGCTGGGGCCGCGAGACCTGGCGACGCTGCGCATCGAATTGTCCCTGCTTTCGCCGCTGAAGCCTGTTCGGGATGTCAGCGAAATCGAGATCGGCCGACACGGTATTCACGTGGCGGTCGGCGGTCGCCGCGGCTGTTTCCTGCCGAGCGTGGCGACCGAGCACGGCTGGGATGCGCCGACGTTTCTGTCGGTTTGCTGCGCCGAAAAAGTCGGTGTTTCGCCCGATGCCTGGCGCGGTCCCGATGCCGTGGTGAGCGTGTTTGAGGTTGAGAAGGTGCAGGAGTAGGCACGAAGGAGATGGAAAAGAGCCGCCGCAGGGGACGTCCTCGACGCATCGAGGAATCTGCCCACGGCTTCCTCACGCTTCTCACGTTGCCAGCTCGTTCACATGGGCCGCGACGGAATTTTGCAGCGCCGTCAGGTTGTACCCGCCTTCCAGCGCGCTGATGATCCGCCCCTCGCAGAATTCGTCGGCCACTTGTTTCAAGTGCCGCGTCATGGTCACAAAGCCCGTCTCCGTGAGGCGCAGCCCGCCGAGCGGATCGTCCCGATGAGCGTCAAACCCGGCGGAGATCAACACGAACTCCGGCTGAAAGTCGCGCACCGCCGGCAGGGCCACTCGTTCAAACGCCGCCAGGTAATCGCGTTCCGATGTGGCCGGCGCGATCGGGATGTTGAGCGTGAAGCCGGTTCCATCGCCCAGGCCGCATTCGTTCGCCATGCCTGTGCCGGGCCAGAGTGGATGCTGGTGCAGCGAGATAAACAACACCGACGGGTCGTCGTAAAAAATCTCCTGCGTGCCGTTGCCGTGATGCACGTCCCAATCCACCACGGCGATTCGATCGATGCCGTGTTGCTGTTGCAAGTAACGAACAGCAATGGCCACATTCGCGAAAATGCAGAATCCCATCGCCTCCTCGGGCCGTGCATGGTGCCCCGGCGGCCGCACGGCGCAGAATGCATTGCGGACAGCGCCGCTCATCACATCGTCGGCCGCGGTCAAAAGCGTGTTCACCGCGTGCACGGCAGCGTCGTAGCTCATCAGGCAGGCGATCGTGTCGCCGCTGTCCAGCAGATGCCGGCCGTGTTCGATGTCGTGGCGAATGCGATCGTGGTAGGCGGCCGTGTGAACGCGTGTGATCCATGCGCGGGCATCGTGAGACTGGGTCGGGCGGTGATTCAAATCGGGCACGAGCGGTCGCAGGGCGTCGGGCGCGAGCACCTGCGCGCGGGCGATGCACTCCACGTGATGACCGGTATCGTGTTCGAGTGAGGCGGCGTCCCAGTAGTAACCGGTGTGCGACATGATCGCACCATTAGCCGGCCTGTTTGATGGCGGCGACAAGATCGAGGATGGCCTTCTTGCCGTCGCCAAAATACATGAGCGTGTTGGGCGCGGCGAAGAGCGGGTTGGGAATGCCCGCGAACCCGGGGCTAAGGCTGCGCTTGACCACGACAACGGTGCGAGCCTTGTCCACGTCGAGAATCGGCATTCCGGCGATGGGCGACTTGGGATCGGTACGGGCCACGGGGTTCACCACGTCGTTTGCGCCGATGACGATCGCAACGTCGGTTTGTTCAAAGGAGGGATTGATCTCGTCCATTTCCTTGACCTTGTCGTACGGGATGTTCGCCTCGGCCAGCAGGACGTTCATGTGGCCCGGCATGCGTCCGGCAACCGGGTGAATCCCGTATTCGACCGTCGCGCCGCGCGCCTCGAGTGCATTAGCCAGCTCGCGCACGGCGTGCTGTGCCTGCGAGACGGCCATGCCGTAACCCGGAACGATCACCACGCGGCGCACGCCGTCAAAGAGCATGCCCAGTTCCTCCGCTGAAGCGGACTTGACCTTGCCGCCATAGACATCGTCGGCCGACGCGCCGCCGGTGGCGGTACCCAGTTTGCCGAAGAGGACATTGCCCAGCGAGCGGTTCATGGCCTTGCACATGATCTGGCAGAGGATGATGCCCGATGATCCGACGAGCGAGCCGGCGATGATGAGACCGTAGTTGTTCAGCACGAATCCCGTGGCCGCGGCGGCCATGCCGGAATACGAGTTGAGCAGACAAATCACCACCGGCATGTCAGCGCCGCCGATGGGGGTTGTCACAAATACGCCCAACACCGACGCCAGCACAACCATCGGGAAGAACAACCAGAGCTTTGACAAATCGTACGTCGCCCAGACGGAGAGCGCGATCGTCGCGAGCAGCAGCACGGCGTTGGCGAGTTGCTGCGCGGGAATCACGTTTCCATTGGGAACCCACTTCAGTTCCTGCAACTTGCCGGCGGCGATGAGGCTTCCGAAAAACGTGACCGCGCCGATCAATCCGGCGGCCATGGTCGATCCGACAAAGAAACGCATCTCGGTGATGGCCGCCGGATCCGTTGGCGGATCGCCCGCGCCCATGCGCGCGATGAGTTCGCAGGCGGCGACCAGAAGCGACGCGCCGCCGCCGAAGCCATTGAGCAGGCCGACCATTTGCGGCATGCCGGTCATGGGCACGCGAACCGCGAGAACAAGTCCCGCGATGCTGCCGACGACGAGGCCGATGCCGATCAGCCAGTACCCCAGGCCGGAGATATCGGGGTCTTCGTAGGCGACGTAGCACGTGACGGCGATGGCGACGAGCATGCCAAGCGCGCCGGTGACGTTGCCGCGAACGGCGGTACGCGGGTGACTCAAGCGCTTCAGCGCGATGATGAAACAGATCGATGCGAAGAGGTAGAGCGCGTTTCGGACGGCTTCTGACACGTATCAGCCCTTTTTTTTGAACATGCCGAGCATGCGGTGGGTGACGGCGAATCCGCCGACGACGTTGATCATCGCGAAGATGATGGCGAGGATGCCGAAGGCAATCGTGATGAAGTTGAGCTTCAGACCGGCGGCGAGGATCGCGCCGATAATGGTGATACCGCTGATCGCGTTCGAGCCGGACATGAGCGGCGTGTGCAGGGTCGGCGGCACCTTGGTGATCACTTCGAACCCGACAAAGGTCGCCAGGATGAACACGGTGACGGCCGTTACGAACATCGACGCCGGCGAAGGAGCCGCGGCGGCACTGTGGGTTGCAGCGCCGTCGGCCAGCAGGGCCGTCGAAAACATCAACAGGTTCATGATAATGAGAACTCCTTCTTCGCGCGGTGCGATTCGTCGCGCCGCGACCGCTTAAGCCGGTTGCAGGGCCGGCGCGCCCAGGCCCATGATTTCGCGCAGGCGCGGGCTGACGATCTGCCCCTCGCGCGTGATCAGCGTATCGCGAATGCACTCGTTGTCCATGTTCATGACGAGTTCGCCGTTCTTGACGATGTCCGCCAGGAACGACGTGACGTTACGCGCGAACATCTGGCTGGCGTGGTAGGGAACGGTCGCCGGGAGATTCACCGGCGCGAGGATTGTGACCCCGTGCTTCACGACCGTCTCGCCGGGGCAAGTCAATTCGCAATTGCCGCCCGCTTCGGCTGCCAGGTCGACAATCACCGACCCTGGCCGCATGTGCGGAACCATGTCGGATGTAATCAATCGCGGCGCCGGTTTGCCGGGGATCAACGCCGTGGAAATCACCACGTCGTTGTCCTTTACGTGTTGCGCGATCACTTCGCGCTGCCGCTGTTGATACGCGGCAGACATCTCCTTGGCATAGCCGCCCTTGTCCTGCGCGTCTTCCTGCGGCGCGTCCACCACCACAAACTTCGCGCCGAGGCTCTCCACCTGTTCCTTCACAACCGGCCGCACGTCGAACGCCTCAACAACCGCCCCCAGTCGCCTGGCCGTTGCAATCGCCTGCAACCCCGCGACGCCCGCGCCGAGCACCAGCACCTTTG from the Planctomycetia bacterium genome contains:
- a CDS encoding ABC transporter ATP-binding protein translates to MNEPRSITIDIRDVTKCYGRLRAVDRVSLQASAGEVLAFLGPNGAGKTTTMKMLCGLLTPDEGEIAVCGRSIAREPQAAKAMLAYVPDQPFLYEKLTAREFLSFVGRMYALDDATITQRSAQLMRRLQIIGFADHLAEGFSHGMKQRVALAGALLHDPTVLVVDEPMVGLDPRSVRTVKELFRERADAGRTVLMSTHTLDVAEAIADRIAIIHHGRIVACGTLAELRARAEREHRLEDIFLELTRPDEPQEMTEADVVPRT
- a CDS encoding tetratricopeptide repeat protein is translated as MPMLTKVVRAGYSTPWRGTKHRMVVACALAVLAGAGCGRPTSGYDELMTEGLSEYENQRYAEAIAMFKNAAEADRERPEPSYYTGLAFLKMADKQFREDDLPGALRYCDRALSTFDAAVGAFPGYSRAQQAKADALVLKGKHKDALEVATWAASYVGPQAKMHIFKARQFAQAGEIDKAELYFKQAVSVEPENPAAYAELGLFYMRCGNDAEAVKALQKAHAMRPGSPGVVAALARLGASPAYTTPQPPARP
- the amrA gene encoding AmmeMemoRadiSam system protein A; translation: MTARFNFDERVRTHLLRAARDAIEAEVCGRPLPRTPADESNYPNHGVFVTLRSGERLRGCIGTFHPEGDLISTIRRIAAEATHDSRFTGAPLGPRDLATLRIELSLLSPLKPVRDVSEIEIGRHGIHVAVGGRRGCFLPSVATEHGWDAPTFLSVCCAEKVGVSPDAWRGPDAVVSVFEVEKVQE
- a CDS encoding histone deacetylase, yielding MSHTGYYWDAASLEHDTGHHVECIARAQVLAPDALRPLVPDLNHRPTQSHDARAWITRVHTAAYHDRIRHDIEHGRHLLDSGDTIACLMSYDAAVHAVNTLLTAADDVMSGAVRNAFCAVRPPGHHARPEEAMGFCIFANVAIAVRYLQQQHGIDRIAVVDWDVHHGNGTQEIFYDDPSVLFISLHQHPLWPGTGMANECGLGDGTGFTLNIPIAPATSERDYLAAFERVALPAVRDFQPEFVLISAGFDAHRDDPLGGLRLTETGFVTMTRHLKQVADEFCEGRIISALEGGYNLTALQNSVAAHVNELAT
- a CDS encoding NAD(P)(+) transhydrogenase (Re/Si-specific) subunit beta — its product is MSEAVRNALYLFASICFIIALKRLSHPRTAVRGNVTGALGMLVAIAVTCYVAYEDPDISGLGYWLIGIGLVVGSIAGLVLAVRVPMTGMPQMVGLLNGFGGGASLLVAACELIARMGAGDPPTDPAAITEMRFFVGSTMAAGLIGAVTFFGSLIAAGKLQELKWVPNGNVIPAQQLANAVLLLATIALSVWATYDLSKLWLFFPMVVLASVLGVFVTTPIGGADMPVVICLLNSYSGMAAAATGFVLNNYGLIIAGSLVGSSGIILCQIMCKAMNRSLGNVLFGKLGTATGGASADDVYGGKVKSASAEELGMLFDGVRRVVIVPGYGMAVSQAQHAVRELANALEARGATVEYGIHPVAGRMPGHMNVLLAEANIPYDKVKEMDEINPSFEQTDVAIVIGANDVVNPVARTDPKSPIAGMPILDVDKARTVVVVKRSLSPGFAGIPNPLFAAPNTLMYFGDGKKAILDLVAAIKQAG
- a CDS encoding NAD(P) transhydrogenase subunit alpha, coding for MFVTAVTVFILATFVGFEVITKVPPTLHTPLMSGSNAISGITIIGAILAAGLKLNFITIAFGILAIIFAMINVVGGFAVTHRMLGMFKKKG
- a CDS encoding Re/Si-specific NAD(P)(+) transhydrogenase subunit alpha: MKLGIPSAIGQSETRVALVPEVLAKLKKLTIDVVVERGAGNAAGFPDSTFESAGATLVDSTAAVCEQSNLIVSIRPPTPDLLDRMRTDTVLIAMCNPLVRHDLVKDLASRGLTAFALELMPRITRAQAMDVLSSMSSLAGYKAVLLAANELVRIFPMMMTAAGTITPAKVLVLGAGVAGLQAIATARRLGAVVEAFDVRPVVKEQVESLGAKFVVVDAPQEDAQDKGGYAKEMSAAYQQRQREVIAQHVKDNDVVISTALIPGKPAPRLITSDMVPHMRPGSVIVDLAAEAGGNCELTCPGETVVKHGVTILAPVNLPATVPYHASQMFARNVTSFLADIVKNGELVMNMDNECIRDTLITREGQIVSPRLREIMGLGAPALQPA